A single region of the Polymorphum gilvum SL003B-26A1 genome encodes:
- a CDS encoding CheR family methyltransferase: MTPSEYEFLKRFLKERSGLVLSDDKQYLVESRLVPVARKTGIDTLSALVSALQRGGNAALASNVVEAMTTNESFFFRDKTPFEHFTNTMLPAMLDKRSKTRSFKIWCAAASTGQEPYSLGICLREAGAKVAGWRVRILGTDLSTEVLEKAKAGIYSQFEVQRGLPIQMLLKYFTQQGDLWQINPDLRAMIEWRKLNLLENFSHLGEFDIVFCRNVLIYFDQQTKIDILQRIAKLMPEDGFLVLGAAETVVGLTDAFQPVPGQRGLYQPKQPAARAVPRYAVAGGLTGV, translated from the coding sequence ATGACGCCGAGCGAGTACGAGTTCCTCAAGAGGTTCCTGAAGGAGCGCTCCGGCCTGGTGCTGTCCGACGACAAGCAGTATCTCGTCGAAAGCCGCCTCGTGCCGGTGGCCCGAAAGACCGGCATCGACACGCTGAGTGCGCTGGTGTCCGCGCTGCAGCGCGGCGGCAATGCCGCGCTGGCCAGCAACGTCGTGGAAGCGATGACGACCAACGAATCGTTCTTCTTCCGGGACAAGACGCCGTTCGAGCATTTCACCAACACGATGCTGCCGGCCATGCTGGATAAGCGATCCAAGACCCGCAGCTTCAAGATCTGGTGCGCCGCCGCATCGACGGGGCAGGAGCCCTATTCGCTGGGCATCTGCCTGAGGGAAGCGGGCGCGAAGGTCGCCGGATGGCGGGTGCGCATCCTGGGCACCGACCTGTCGACGGAAGTGCTGGAAAAGGCCAAGGCCGGCATCTACAGCCAGTTCGAGGTCCAGCGCGGGCTGCCGATCCAGATGCTGTTGAAATATTTCACGCAGCAGGGCGACCTGTGGCAGATCAATCCGGACCTGCGCGCGATGATCGAGTGGCGCAAGCTGAACCTGCTGGAGAACTTCAGCCATCTCGGCGAGTTCGACATCGTGTTCTGCCGCAACGTGCTGATCTATTTCGATCAGCAGACCAAGATCGACATCCTGCAGCGGATCGCCAAGCTGATGCCCGAGGACGGCTTTCTGGTGCTCGGGGCGGCGGAAACCGTGGTCGGCCTGACCGACGCGTTCCAGCCCGTGCCGGGGCAGCGCGGTCTGTACCAACCCAAGCAGCCTGCGGCGCGGGCAGTGCCCCGGTACGCCGTCGCCGGTGGATTGACTGGCGTCTAG
- a CDS encoding MBL fold metallo-hydrolase, whose amino-acid sequence MSGFEVQLSRRAALLGAGGAVLAGSMAGSGALPAFAAADIKGPMFSPVARFTLGGFEVTTLLDGAVTADEPQKTFGMNASVEAFGAASAENHLPIDRMKMFFTPSVVNTGSELILFDTGVGEGGRPGRGNMRAALASAGYSPEQIDVVVLTHMHPDHIGGLLEGGAPAFPNARYVAGQKEYDFWAAQDPEANGAAKLFAANVKPFADKMTFVSDGGSVASGVTAMEAFGHTPGHMVFHLESDGQRLLVTADTANHYVWSLAYPDWEVRFDMDKEAAAAARRNVFGMIAADRIPFVGYHMPFPALGFVETKGDGFRYVPASYQLSL is encoded by the coding sequence ATGTCAGGGTTTGAAGTCCAACTCTCGCGCCGTGCGGCGCTGCTGGGCGCCGGCGGCGCCGTGCTGGCCGGATCGATGGCCGGATCCGGAGCCCTGCCGGCATTTGCCGCCGCGGACATAAAGGGACCGATGTTCTCGCCCGTCGCCCGCTTCACGCTGGGTGGCTTCGAAGTGACGACACTGCTGGACGGCGCGGTGACCGCCGACGAGCCGCAGAAGACCTTCGGCATGAACGCCTCCGTCGAGGCGTTCGGTGCGGCATCGGCCGAAAACCATCTGCCGATCGACAGGATGAAGATGTTCTTCACGCCGAGCGTGGTGAACACCGGCAGCGAACTGATCCTGTTCGATACAGGCGTCGGCGAGGGCGGACGGCCGGGGCGCGGCAACATGCGCGCCGCGCTCGCAAGCGCCGGCTACTCGCCGGAACAGATCGATGTCGTGGTGCTGACCCACATGCACCCGGACCACATCGGCGGCCTGCTGGAGGGCGGCGCGCCGGCCTTCCCCAATGCCCGGTATGTCGCCGGACAGAAGGAATACGATTTCTGGGCCGCCCAGGATCCGGAAGCGAACGGCGCGGCAAAGCTGTTCGCCGCAAATGTGAAGCCGTTCGCCGACAAGATGACGTTCGTCTCCGACGGCGGTTCGGTAGCGTCGGGGGTGACTGCGATGGAGGCCTTCGGTCATACTCCAGGTCACATGGTCTTCCATCTGGAATCGGACGGCCAGCGGCTCCTGGTGACGGCCGACACTGCCAACCACTACGTTTGGTCTCTGGCCTATCCGGACTGGGAGGTGCGCTTCGACATGGACAAGGAAGCCGCCGCCGCGGCACGCCGGAACGTCTTCGGCATGATCGCGGCCGACCGGATTCCGTTCGTCGGCTATCACATGCCGTTCCCGGCGCTCGGTTTCGTCGAGACGAAAGGCGACGGCTTCCGCTACGTTCCGGCGAGCTATCAACTGAGCCTGTGA
- the ctrA gene encoding response regulator transcription factor CtrA yields the protein MRVLLIEDDSATAQSIELMLKSENFNVYTTDLGEEGIDLGKLYDYDIIMLDLNLPDMSGYEVLRTLRVSKVKTPILILSGLAGIEDKVRGLGFGADDYMTKPFHKDELVARIHAIVRRSKGHAQSVIVTGDLRVNLDTKTVEVGGQRVHLTGKEYQMLELLSLRKGTTLTKEMFLNHLYGGMDEPELKIIDVFICKLRKKLAAATSGKNYIETVWGRGYVLREPDMEAAA from the coding sequence ATGCGTGTGTTGTTGATTGAGGACGATAGCGCCACCGCGCAGAGCATCGAGCTGATGCTCAAGTCCGAGAATTTCAACGTCTACACGACGGATCTTGGCGAGGAAGGAATCGACCTCGGCAAACTCTACGACTACGATATCATCATGCTGGATCTGAACCTCCCGGACATGTCCGGTTACGAGGTTCTGCGCACATTGCGCGTGTCCAAGGTGAAGACGCCGATCCTGATCCTCTCCGGCCTCGCCGGCATCGAGGACAAGGTGCGCGGCCTCGGCTTCGGCGCCGACGACTACATGACCAAGCCGTTCCACAAGGACGAACTGGTCGCCCGCATCCACGCCATCGTGCGCCGTTCCAAGGGCCATGCCCAGTCGGTGATCGTCACCGGCGACCTGCGGGTCAACCTGGACACCAAGACCGTCGAGGTCGGCGGCCAGCGCGTGCACCTGACCGGCAAGGAGTACCAGATGTTGGAGCTGCTTTCGCTCCGCAAGGGCACGACGCTCACCAAGGAAATGTTCCTGAACCACCTCTACGGCGGCATGGACGAGCCGGAACTGAAGATCATCGACGTCTTCATCTGCAAGCTGCGCAAGAAGCTGGCCGCCGCCACCTCGGGCAAGAACTACATCGAGACCGTCTGGGGTCGCGGCTACGTGCTGCGCGAGCCGGACATGGAAGCCGCTGCCTGA